The Kryptolebias marmoratus isolate JLee-2015 linkage group LG18, ASM164957v2, whole genome shotgun sequence genome includes a region encoding these proteins:
- the LOC108233196 gene encoding apoptosis facilitator Bcl-2-like protein 14 encodes METSVTNGHVENHKMVSNNNNRSPEPGSMEDTVEYRLMMAYAQRRRPKKKEDEKVNAQTKPLNGSADENGTTPSQAKPEAGKQEVKKKKKKKRFGRRLLSIFSCVKPQTEEAEAPQGAAAVEDKDDEDDVNNRCFFPGQVPPDSVEDDHEISDLAARVIEVVEELEFTTSDVEEDSKEDDVERMVGLLLREEGDQLAKKFKDAKLGWELLLNYNTFRMVIQTFLEKIGFRSRDPNALGPQASPKTQIAVACEITSRLSAMDTLPTNRLLDHGARFLQEDYSAWAQQQGGYEAAFQDDEVD; translated from the exons ATG GAAACCAGCGTGACGAACGGACACGTGGAGAACCACAAAATGgtgtccaacaacaacaacaggagcCCAGAGCCGGGCAGCATGGAGGACACGGTGGAGTACAGACTCATGATGGCCTACGCTCAGAGGAGACGGCCCAAGAAGAAGGAGGACGAGAAGGTCAACGCGCAGACCAAGCCTTTAAACGGCAGCGCGGACGAGAACGGGACAACGCCGTCTCAGGCCAAGCCCGAAGCcgggaaacaggaagtgaagaagaagaagaaaaagaagaggtttGGGAGGCGGCTGTTGTCCATCTTCAGCTGTGTTAAACCCCAGACAGAAGAGGCAGAAGCACCGCagggagctgctgctgttgaggataaagatgatgaagatgacgTCAACAACAGATGCTTTTTCCCTGGACAAG ttcCTCCAGATTCGGTTGAAGACGATCATGAGATCAGCGACTTGGCAGCCCGGGTGATCGAGGTTGTCGAGGAGCTCGAGTTCACAACTTCGGACGTGGAGGAGGATTCGAAAGAAG ACGACGTGGAGAGGATGGTGGGTCTGCTGCTGAGAGAGGAAGGAGACCAGCTGGCTAAGAAG tttaaagATGCCAAACTAGGCTGGGAGCTCCTCTTAAACTACAACACCTTCAGGATGGTCATCCAGACGTTCCTGGAGAAGATCGGCTTCAGGAGCCGCGACCCCAACGCCTTGGGGCCGCAGGCCTCGCCCAAAACCCAGATCGCTGTGGCCTGCGAG ATCACCAGCCGCCTCTCGGCCATGGACACGCTGCCCACGAACCGCCTGCTGGACCACGGCGCCCGCTTCCTGCAGGAGGATTACTCAGCCTGGGCTCAGCAGCAGGGCGGATAC GAAGCAGCCTTTCAGGATGATGAAGTCGACTGA